In Nocardioides palaemonis, a single genomic region encodes these proteins:
- the flgL gene encoding flagellar hook-associated protein FlgL has translation MPINRVTQSMLTDRSLTRLQGSLSRLADIQEHLSTGRVLNRASDNPGDAATAMRLRASLGEQQQYARNAEDGQGWLASLDSTLGSANDMVRRARELGQQAVNGAMSQQSRDALAAEVDQLRSALVANANTTYVGRPVFGGTTAGSAAFTESAGVVTFTGDTNPVNRSVADGVVVDVSVAGPTAYGADGDNVFDHLAALSTALRSGDTTGVQTGVTALTSDSDRLVVARAEVGARTNRVDLAVTRAGDLETSLTNALAEIENADLPKTMVDLKMQEVAYQASLAATARVLQPSLVDFLR, from the coding sequence ATGCCCATCAACCGCGTGACCCAGTCGATGCTGACCGACCGGTCGCTCACCCGCCTGCAGGGCAGCCTGTCCCGCCTCGCCGACATCCAGGAGCACCTGTCCACCGGCCGGGTGCTCAACCGCGCCTCGGACAACCCGGGCGACGCCGCGACGGCGATGCGGCTGCGTGCCTCGCTCGGCGAGCAGCAGCAGTACGCCCGCAACGCCGAGGACGGCCAGGGCTGGCTCGCCTCGCTCGACTCGACGCTCGGGTCGGCCAACGACATGGTGCGGCGCGCCCGCGAGCTCGGCCAGCAGGCGGTCAACGGCGCCATGAGCCAGCAGTCCCGCGACGCGCTCGCCGCCGAGGTCGACCAGCTCCGGTCCGCGCTGGTGGCCAACGCCAACACGACCTACGTCGGCCGGCCGGTGTTCGGCGGCACGACCGCGGGCTCCGCCGCGTTCACCGAGTCCGCCGGGGTGGTCACCTTCACCGGGGACACGAACCCGGTGAACCGGTCGGTCGCCGACGGCGTCGTCGTCGACGTCTCGGTGGCCGGGCCGACCGCGTACGGCGCCGACGGCGACAACGTCTTCGACCACCTGGCCGCGCTCTCGACCGCGCTGCGCTCGGGCGACACGACCGGGGTGCAGACCGGGGTCACGGCGCTCACCTCCGACAGCGACCGGCTCGTCGTGGCGCGCGCCGAGGTCGGCGCCCGCACCAACCGCGTCGACCTCGCGGTGACCCGCGCCGGCGACCTCGAGACGTCGCTGACCAACGCGCTGGCCGAGATCGAGAACGCCGACCTCCCGAAGACGATGGTGGACCTCAAGATGCAGGAGGTCGCCTACCAGGCGTCGCTCGCCGCCACCGCCCGCGTGCTGCAGCCGAGCCTGGTGGACTTTCTGCGATGA
- the fliW gene encoding flagellar assembly protein FliW, protein MDTTTTTLPGDVPEIPVIELVQPMPGFPGLARFALVQVDDDGVLCSLTSLDEPGLRFLVVPPNPFFPDYAPEVDESVLVDLGSSSVDDLVVLCVLTAGESLASTTANLAAPVVLDTSTHRALQVVLDDPGLSVATPLIA, encoded by the coding sequence ATGGACACCACGACGACGACGTTGCCCGGCGACGTCCCCGAGATCCCGGTGATCGAGCTCGTGCAGCCGATGCCCGGCTTCCCCGGCCTGGCCCGCTTCGCGCTCGTGCAGGTCGACGACGACGGTGTGCTCTGCAGCCTGACCTCGCTCGACGAGCCGGGGCTGCGCTTCCTCGTCGTGCCGCCGAACCCGTTCTTCCCCGACTACGCCCCCGAGGTGGACGAGTCGGTCCTGGTCGACCTCGGGTCGTCGTCGGTCGACGACCTGGTCGTGCTGTGCGTGCTGACCGCGGGGGAGTCCCTGGCGAGCACCACGGCCAACCTCGCCGCTCCCGTGGTCCTCGACACCTCGACCCACCGCGCGCTGCAGGTCGTGCTGGACGACCCGGGCCTGTCGGTCGCCACGCCGCTGATCGCGTGA
- a CDS encoding flagellin N-terminal helical domain-containing protein — protein sequence MGLRINQNIDAANSYRNLSVTQGQMSKSLEKLSSGFRINRAADDAAGLAISEGLRSQVGGLKVGARNAQDGVSLVQTAEGALTEVHSMLQRMNDLAVQYNNGTQGTDSQAALSSEFTALKDEITRIKDNTKFNGTDLFGGTALTFQVGYDSTDTIDVSATALADFTAGTAMAAIDITDSNTLQEAITEVSTQRADLGATQNRFEHTINNVNVAIENLSASESRIRDTDMAQEMMGFTRSQILSQAGTAMLAQANQASQGVLSLLR from the coding sequence ATGGGTCTTCGCATCAACCAGAACATCGACGCCGCCAACTCGTACCGCAACCTGTCGGTCACGCAGGGCCAGATGTCGAAGTCGCTCGAGAAGCTGTCCTCCGGCTTCCGGATCAACCGCGCCGCCGACGACGCGGCCGGCCTGGCCATCTCCGAGGGCCTGCGCTCGCAGGTCGGCGGCCTGAAGGTCGGCGCCCGCAACGCCCAGGACGGCGTCAGCCTCGTGCAGACCGCTGAAGGCGCGCTCACCGAGGTCCACTCCATGCTGCAGCGCATGAACGACCTCGCCGTGCAGTACAACAACGGCACCCAGGGCACCGACTCGCAGGCGGCGCTGAGCTCGGAGTTCACCGCGCTCAAGGACGAGATCACCCGGATCAAGGACAACACCAAGTTCAACGGCACCGACCTGTTCGGTGGCACGGCGCTGACCTTCCAGGTGGGCTACGACAGCACCGACACGATCGACGTCTCGGCCACCGCGCTCGCCGACTTCACCGCCGGCACCGCGATGGCTGCGATCGACATCACCGACAGCAACACCCTGCAGGAGGCCATCACCGAGGTCTCCACCCAGCGCGCCGACCTCGGTGCGACGCAGAACCGCTTCGAGCACACCATCAACAACGTGAACGTGGCGATCGAGAACCTGTCGGCGTCGGAGTCGCGGATCCGCGACACCGACATGGCGCAGGAGATGATGGGCTTCACCCGCTCGCAGATCCTCTCCCAGGCCGGCACGGCCATGCTGGCGCAGGCCAACCAGGCCTCGCAGGGCGTCCTCTCCCTCCTGCGCTGA
- a CDS encoding response regulator, which yields MSSTPAIRVYLLDDHAVVRRGLRTVLELEDDIEVVGEAGTVAEGVPQILELAPDVAVLDGRLPDGHGIEVCRQVRSADPDIKALILTSYDDDEALFNAILAGAGGYVLKQVDESALVSGIRAVHQGQSLIDPAVAVRVIERMRSRETDAPAGLSALTDLESEILDLITEGLTNRQIGERLYLAEKTVKNHVTGLLAKLGVQRRTQAAVIASQRGRGRQA from the coding sequence ATGAGCAGCACACCCGCGATCCGCGTCTACCTGTTGGACGACCACGCCGTGGTGCGGCGGGGTCTGCGCACCGTCCTCGAGCTCGAGGACGACATCGAGGTGGTCGGCGAGGCCGGCACCGTCGCCGAGGGGGTCCCCCAGATCCTCGAGCTCGCCCCCGACGTCGCCGTCCTCGACGGCCGGCTGCCCGACGGCCACGGCATCGAGGTGTGCCGCCAGGTCCGGTCGGCCGACCCGGACATCAAGGCGCTGATCCTCACCAGCTACGACGACGACGAGGCGCTCTTCAACGCCATCCTCGCCGGCGCGGGCGGCTACGTCCTCAAGCAGGTCGACGAGAGCGCTCTGGTGAGCGGCATCCGGGCCGTCCACCAGGGGCAGTCGCTGATCGACCCGGCGGTCGCCGTCCGGGTCATCGAGCGGATGCGGTCGCGGGAGACCGACGCCCCGGCCGGGCTGTCGGCCCTGACCGACCTCGAGTCGGAGATCCTCGACCTGATCACCGAGGGCCTCACCAACCGCCAGATCGGTGAGCGGCTCTACCTCGCCGAGAAGACGGTCAAGAACCACGTCACCGGCCTGCTCGCCAAGCTCGGCGTGCAGCGGCGCACGCAGGCGGCCGTCATCGCGTCCCAGCGCGGACGCGGTCGCCAGGCCTGA
- a CDS encoding sigma-70 family RNA polymerase sigma factor has translation MTTPAASPAASLAPSGAVSLPLETPDQDDLVTQHIPLVGHLVREVLSRVPAHVDRDDLTSAGLTALVMAARGFDAARGVPFARYAATRVRGALLDELRGVDWATRSVRRTARNLDETRMRLTHTLGRVPTDAELASAHGIPVEEVLANREDLARAQVMSLEAGDEHGSYADSRPSSTPTPEQALEHTELLTYLSEAVAELPERLRRVVQGYFLEERPMAELAAELGVTESRISQLRAEAMVLLRDGLNSQLAPELVPAHDRPDGVAARRREAYFAAVADRHAAVARTYVPRVATSA, from the coding sequence GTGACCACCCCCGCAGCTTCCCCCGCCGCCTCCCTCGCCCCGTCGGGCGCCGTCTCCCTCCCCCTGGAGACGCCCGACCAGGACGACCTGGTGACCCAGCACATCCCGCTCGTCGGCCACCTGGTCCGCGAGGTGCTCTCCCGGGTCCCGGCGCACGTCGACCGCGACGACCTGACCTCCGCGGGCCTGACGGCCCTCGTGATGGCGGCCCGCGGCTTCGACGCCGCGCGGGGCGTGCCGTTCGCCCGCTACGCCGCGACCCGTGTCCGGGGCGCGCTGCTCGACGAGCTGCGCGGCGTGGACTGGGCGACACGCTCGGTCCGCCGGACCGCCCGCAACCTCGACGAGACGCGGATGCGCCTCACCCACACCCTGGGCCGCGTGCCCACCGACGCCGAGCTCGCCTCGGCGCACGGCATCCCGGTGGAGGAGGTGCTGGCCAACCGCGAGGACCTCGCCCGCGCCCAGGTGATGTCGCTGGAGGCCGGCGACGAGCACGGGTCCTACGCCGACTCGAGGCCGTCGTCCACCCCGACGCCGGAGCAGGCGCTCGAGCACACCGAGCTGCTCACCTACCTCTCCGAGGCCGTGGCCGAGCTCCCCGAGCGGCTGCGCCGGGTGGTGCAGGGCTACTTCCTGGAGGAGCGGCCGATGGCCGAGCTCGCCGCCGAGCTCGGTGTCACCGAGTCGCGGATCTCCCAGCTGCGCGCCGAGGCGATGGTCCTGCTGCGCGACGGCCTCAACTCCCAGCTGGCCCCCGAGCTGGTCCCCGCCCACGACCGACCCGACGGTGTCGCCGCGCGTCGCCGCGAGGCGTACTTCGCCGCCGTGGCCGACCGCCACGCCGCCGTCGCGCGCACCTACGTGCCCCGGGTCGCCACCAGCGCCTGA
- a CDS encoding nitroreductase family deazaflavin-dependent oxidoreductase, with protein sequence MSLTGTYVPSTSEWVRDQVEAYEASDGREAGTLPGTDYPIVVVTSVGARSGHLRKNPVMRVERDGAYLAVASKGGAPENPEWYHNFLAHPEVELQDGAEKHVYTTRVLEGEERADWWAHAVATWPTYADYQTRTDREIPLFLLERA encoded by the coding sequence ATGTCACTGACCGGCACCTATGTCCCCAGCACGTCGGAGTGGGTCCGCGACCAGGTCGAGGCGTACGAGGCCTCCGACGGTCGCGAGGCGGGCACCCTGCCCGGCACCGACTACCCGATCGTCGTCGTCACCTCCGTCGGCGCGAGGTCGGGCCACCTGCGCAAGAACCCGGTGATGCGGGTGGAGCGCGACGGCGCCTACCTCGCCGTGGCGTCGAAGGGGGGCGCGCCGGAGAACCCGGAGTGGTACCACAACTTCCTCGCCCACCCCGAGGTCGAGCTCCAGGACGGCGCGGAGAAGCACGTCTACACCACGCGGGTCCTCGAGGGCGAGGAGCGCGCGGACTGGTGGGCGCACGCGGTCGCCACGTGGCCGACCTACGCCGACTACCAGACCCGGACCGACCGCGAGATCCCGCTCTTCCTGCTCGAACGCGCCTGA
- a CDS encoding sterol desaturase family protein — translation MKIDLTVAAIPAFIGAMGAEYAWQRSHPVEPGTRAGDYQLADTVASLTMGIGSLAAPYVAKKLLDPLTPGVGRHGRTLLALGAAAAALTTVGDVVRRRLRDGSLPDPQTVPADVRAVQDELAEIRQGPASRPGDRTPPALRRAHGALAVSAVASTALVASTTWAAMTSGKRLHERSPLDLGTGPWAAAAAILGWDFIYYWNHRLSHESRWLWAVHVVHHSSERYNLSTALRQPVAEGVTLTVPYGLLALLGVRPALIEQARGINLIYQFWIHTEAIQRLGWVEKVFNTPSHHRVHHGSNSEYLDRNHGSILILWDRLFGTFEEEDAPVVYGLTKNIDSYSPARIASHEWADIAVDVAAAGTWHDRWSFLLRRPGWAYARRAAAGVA, via the coding sequence GTGAAGATCGACCTGACCGTCGCCGCCATCCCCGCGTTCATCGGCGCGATGGGCGCGGAGTACGCCTGGCAGCGCTCGCACCCGGTCGAGCCCGGGACGCGGGCGGGCGACTACCAGCTGGCCGACACGGTCGCGAGCCTGACCATGGGCATCGGCAGCCTGGCCGCGCCCTACGTCGCGAAGAAGCTGCTCGACCCGCTGACTCCCGGCGTCGGTCGCCACGGCCGGACCCTCCTGGCCCTGGGCGCGGCGGCGGCCGCGCTCACGACCGTGGGGGACGTGGTCCGCCGTCGCCTGCGGGACGGCTCGCTGCCCGACCCGCAGACGGTGCCGGCCGACGTCCGCGCCGTGCAGGACGAGCTCGCGGAGATCCGCCAGGGTCCCGCCTCCCGGCCCGGCGACCGCACCCCTCCGGCGCTGCGGCGCGCGCACGGCGCCCTCGCGGTCAGCGCCGTCGCGTCCACCGCGCTCGTCGCGTCGACGACGTGGGCCGCGATGACCTCGGGCAAGCGGCTCCACGAGCGGTCCCCGCTCGACCTCGGCACCGGACCGTGGGCGGCCGCGGCGGCGATCCTGGGATGGGACTTCATCTACTACTGGAACCACCGGCTCAGCCACGAGAGCCGCTGGCTGTGGGCGGTCCACGTGGTGCACCACTCCAGCGAGCGCTACAACCTCTCCACCGCGCTGCGCCAGCCGGTCGCCGAGGGCGTCACCCTCACCGTGCCCTACGGCCTGCTCGCCCTCCTCGGGGTCCGGCCCGCGCTGATCGAGCAGGCGCGCGGCATCAACCTGATCTACCAGTTCTGGATCCACACCGAGGCGATCCAGCGACTGGGCTGGGTCGAGAAGGTGTTCAACACCCCGTCGCACCACCGGGTCCACCACGGCTCCAACAGCGAGTACCTCGACCGCAACCACGGCAGCATCCTCATCCTCTGGGACCGTCTCTTCGGCACCTTCGAGGAGGAGGACGCGCCCGTCGTCTACGGCCTGACGAAGAACATCGACTCCTACAGCCCGGCGCGCATCGCCTCCCACGAGTGGGCCGACATCGCCGTCGACGTCGCCGCGGCCGGGACCTGGCACGACCGGTGGTCGTTCCTCCTGCGCCGACCGGGCTGGGCCTACGCACGACGCGCCGCGGCGGGCGTCGCGTGA
- the flgN gene encoding flagellar export chaperone FlgN — protein MNLTDQARLVAGGTATATMERLSLVLWRERELLSELHYRLEVEQLVLASGRSRWLAHATRDIDALLGTIRETEVLRAVAADDAAAVAGMSANPSLAALAEAAGDPWTTILTEHREAFVTLTAEIATLADSNKHLISAGYRSARETLLSLGESVDGYAADGTATADGSRNRLVDRSL, from the coding sequence GTGAACCTGACCGATCAGGCCCGCCTCGTCGCGGGTGGAACCGCGACCGCCACGATGGAGCGACTCTCCCTCGTCCTCTGGCGCGAGCGCGAGCTGCTCTCCGAGCTGCACTACCGCCTCGAGGTCGAGCAGCTCGTCCTGGCGAGCGGTCGCAGCCGCTGGCTGGCCCACGCGACCCGCGACATCGACGCGCTGCTCGGCACCATCCGCGAGACCGAGGTGCTGCGTGCCGTCGCCGCCGACGACGCCGCCGCCGTGGCCGGCATGAGCGCCAACCCGAGCCTGGCCGCGCTCGCGGAGGCGGCCGGCGACCCGTGGACCACGATCCTCACCGAGCACCGCGAGGCGTTCGTGACGCTCACCGCGGAGATCGCCACCCTCGCCGACTCCAACAAGCACCTCATCTCCGCCGGCTACCGCTCGGCGCGCGAGACCCTCCTCAGCCTCGGCGAGTCGGTCGACGGCTACGCAGCGGACGGCACCGCCACCGCCGACGGCTCCCGCAACCGGCTCGTGGACCGGAGCCTCTGA
- the flgK gene encoding flagellar hook-associated protein FlgK, translating to MAGTFGSINATASALRYHQAVMEVASGNIANVSTDGYARRRVVGQAVGAPAQPAMWSRFDGHGDGVRVGSVDRLVDPLLDSRARREHGTQSFLDTRAAALARVESSLGEPAGEGVSSALAGVRRAWQDLANNPDSAATRAQVVATSRTLVDAVAGQRRNIEAEEGDQRASLLADVGETNTLAHDLAAANEAITAARLAGNDTSSLLDARDQMALRLAELTGGTAVENGQGGLDVTVGGVALVTGGKAGTLAVSSGINPDGTSDGQPLALAVTPPGGTATAVSGLRGEVGGSVDLLGTTLPGLRAGLQAVAQQVADSVNAAHQAGFDQAGAAGQPFFAVDPSDPNGPLVLLVTDPASVAASAIGGGPNRDGSNGTAIAAALAGPTSGYQQFVTGLGNDVASVRRLAATQQNLTDQVDGAREQLSGVNIDEEMVTMMQSQRAYEAAARVMTTLDSVLDTLINRTGLVR from the coding sequence GTGGCGGGCACCTTCGGCTCCATCAACGCCACGGCGAGCGCCCTGCGCTACCACCAGGCGGTGATGGAGGTCGCGAGCGGCAACATCGCCAACGTCTCGACCGACGGCTACGCCCGTCGCCGCGTCGTCGGCCAGGCCGTCGGTGCCCCCGCCCAGCCCGCCATGTGGAGCCGGTTCGACGGCCACGGCGACGGCGTACGCGTCGGGTCGGTCGACCGCCTCGTCGACCCGCTGCTCGACTCGCGCGCGCGTCGCGAGCACGGCACCCAGTCCTTCCTCGACACTCGCGCGGCCGCGCTGGCCCGGGTCGAGTCGTCCCTCGGCGAGCCCGCGGGCGAGGGCGTGTCCAGCGCACTCGCCGGCGTCCGCCGCGCGTGGCAGGACCTCGCCAACAACCCCGACTCGGCCGCGACCCGAGCCCAGGTCGTCGCCACGTCGCGCACGCTCGTGGACGCGGTGGCCGGCCAGCGCCGCAACATCGAGGCCGAGGAGGGCGACCAGCGGGCGTCCCTGCTCGCCGATGTCGGCGAGACCAACACCCTCGCCCACGACCTCGCCGCCGCCAACGAGGCGATCACCGCCGCCCGCCTGGCCGGCAACGACACCTCGAGCCTCCTCGACGCCCGCGACCAGATGGCGCTGCGCCTCGCCGAGCTCACCGGCGGCACCGCGGTCGAGAACGGCCAGGGCGGCCTCGACGTCACCGTCGGCGGCGTCGCGCTGGTCACCGGCGGCAAGGCCGGCACGCTCGCCGTGTCCTCCGGCATCAACCCCGACGGCACCTCCGACGGACAGCCGCTCGCCCTCGCCGTCACCCCGCCCGGCGGCACCGCGACCGCCGTGTCGGGCCTGCGCGGAGAGGTCGGCGGCAGCGTCGACCTGCTCGGCACCACGCTCCCCGGCCTGCGCGCCGGGCTGCAGGCGGTGGCGCAGCAGGTCGCCGACTCCGTCAACGCCGCGCACCAGGCCGGCTTCGACCAGGCCGGCGCCGCCGGCCAGCCCTTCTTCGCCGTGGACCCGTCCGACCCGAACGGTCCGCTCGTGCTGCTGGTGACCGACCCGGCGTCGGTCGCCGCCTCCGCCATCGGCGGCGGACCCAACCGCGACGGCAGCAACGGCACCGCGATCGCCGCCGCGCTCGCCGGCCCGACCTCGGGCTACCAGCAGTTCGTCACCGGCCTCGGCAACGACGTCGCCTCCGTGCGCCGCCTCGCCGCCACCCAGCAGAACCTCACCGACCAGGTCGACGGCGCGCGCGAGCAGCTGTCGGGCGTCAACATCGACGAGGAGATGGTCACCATGATGCAGTCGCAGCGGGCCTACGAGGCCGCGGCGAGGGTGATGACCACCCTCGACTCGGTCCTCGACACCCTCATCAACCGGACCGGGCTGGTGCGCTGA
- the csrA gene encoding carbon storage regulator CsrA, translated as MLVVSRRAGESVVIGDNVTVSVLEVRGDVVRIGIDAPRSVAVHRQELLAQLAQSNQDAASPSDNAVDSLLTAIRDRSKDA; from the coding sequence ATGCTGGTCGTGAGCCGTCGTGCGGGAGAGAGCGTCGTCATCGGCGACAACGTCACCGTGTCCGTGCTCGAGGTGCGCGGCGACGTGGTCCGCATCGGCATCGACGCCCCACGCTCGGTGGCGGTGCACCGCCAGGAGCTGCTGGCCCAGCTCGCCCAGTCCAACCAGGACGCGGCGTCGCCCAGCGACAACGCCGTCGACTCGCTGCTGACCGCGATCCGCGACCGTTCCAAGGACGCCTGA
- a CDS encoding 1,4-dihydroxy-2-naphthoyl-CoA synthase, with the protein MSAIDGVSEIFDPEDWDVVPGFEGLTDLTYHRARAHGTVRIAFDRPDVLNAFRPHTVDELLLTLEHARTSADVGCVILTGNGPSAKNGKWAFCTGGDQRIRGRAGYQYEDVSAGAGDTGAEEPSPIDRARLARLHILECQRLIRFMPKVVICVVPGWAAGGGHSLHVVADLTLASREHARFKQTDADVGSFDGGYGSAYLARQVGQKFAREIFFLADEYDAEEMHRMGAVNRVVEHAQLEKVALDWGRKINGKSPTAQRMLKYSFNLLDDGLVGQQLFAGEATRLAYMTDEAQEGRDQFLEKRDPDWSPFPWYY; encoded by the coding sequence ATGAGTGCGATCGACGGTGTCAGCGAGATCTTCGACCCCGAGGACTGGGACGTCGTCCCGGGCTTCGAGGGCCTGACCGACCTGACCTACCACCGCGCCCGCGCGCACGGGACCGTCCGGATCGCCTTCGACCGGCCCGACGTGCTCAACGCGTTCCGCCCGCACACCGTCGACGAGCTGCTGCTCACCCTCGAGCACGCGCGCACCTCCGCCGACGTCGGCTGCGTGATCCTCACCGGCAACGGCCCGAGCGCGAAGAACGGCAAGTGGGCCTTCTGCACCGGCGGTGACCAGCGCATCCGCGGCCGCGCGGGCTACCAGTACGAGGACGTCAGCGCCGGGGCAGGCGACACCGGCGCGGAGGAGCCGAGCCCGATCGACCGCGCCCGGCTCGCACGGCTGCACATCCTGGAGTGCCAGCGGCTGATCCGGTTCATGCCGAAGGTCGTCATCTGCGTCGTCCCCGGCTGGGCGGCCGGCGGCGGCCACAGCCTGCACGTCGTCGCGGACCTCACCCTCGCCAGCCGCGAGCACGCCCGCTTCAAGCAGACCGACGCCGACGTCGGTTCCTTCGACGGCGGCTACGGCTCGGCCTACCTCGCCCGGCAGGTCGGCCAGAAGTTCGCCCGCGAGATCTTCTTCCTCGCCGACGAGTACGACGCCGAGGAGATGCACCGGATGGGCGCGGTCAACCGCGTCGTCGAGCACGCCCAGCTCGAGAAGGTCGCGCTCGACTGGGGCCGGAAGATCAACGGCAAGTCCCCGACGGCCCAGCGGATGCTGAAGTACTCCTTCAACCTCCTCGACGACGGCCTCGTCGGCCAGCAGCTCTTCGCCGGCGAGGCGACCCGCCTGGCCTACATGACCGACGAGGCACAAGAGGGCCGCGACCAGTTCCTCGAGAAGCGCGACCCCGACTGGTCGCCCTTCCCCTGGTACTACTGA
- a CDS encoding NAD-dependent deacylase produces the protein MSGPRVVVLTGAGISAESGLSTFRDSGGLWEGHDPMQVATPEAYEDDPALVQRFYDERRAALAHVEPNAAHHALARLERELGDDLLVVTQNVDDLHERAGSRRVHHLHGSLHSAWCTACDVRHPWTDALGDRPPCPACAEPELRPDIVWFGEIPYGMDLVEDALDTCELFVSIGTSGVVYPAAAFVLWARGTTLELNLEPSAGATEFAESRHGPASVLVPAWVEELLG, from the coding sequence GTGAGCGGGCCGCGGGTCGTCGTCCTGACCGGGGCCGGGATCTCCGCGGAGAGCGGGCTGTCGACCTTCCGCGACTCCGGCGGCCTGTGGGAGGGCCACGACCCGATGCAGGTCGCGACCCCCGAGGCCTACGAGGACGACCCGGCGCTGGTCCAGCGCTTCTACGACGAGCGCCGCGCCGCGCTCGCCCACGTCGAGCCCAACGCCGCCCACCACGCCCTCGCGCGCCTCGAGCGCGAGCTCGGCGACGACCTGCTCGTGGTCACCCAGAACGTCGACGACCTGCACGAGCGGGCCGGCTCGCGCCGCGTGCACCACCTGCACGGCAGCCTGCACTCGGCGTGGTGCACGGCGTGCGACGTACGCCACCCCTGGACGGACGCGCTCGGCGACCGCCCGCCGTGCCCGGCCTGCGCCGAGCCGGAGCTGCGTCCGGACATCGTGTGGTTCGGTGAGATCCCCTACGGCATGGACCTCGTCGAGGACGCCCTCGACACGTGCGAGCTGTTCGTCTCGATCGGGACGTCCGGGGTGGTCTACCCGGCCGCCGCCTTCGTGCTCTGGGCCCGCGGCACCACGCTCGAGCTCAACCTCGAGCCCAGCGCGGGTGCGACCGAGTTCGCGGAGTCGCGCCACGGGCCGGCGAGCGTGCTGGTGCCGGCGTGGGTCGAGGAGCTGCTCGGCTGA